Proteins encoded by one window of uncultured Draconibacterium sp.:
- a CDS encoding DUF4369 domain-containing protein, with amino-acid sequence MRKIVLPLLLAALAFTACHTDQKFEINGHVSDKNLDGEWVYLVPMENAPVERVDSTQLKNGSFSFKGKVEAPEIYIIRTRPFLRLSHQELLVVKEPGTLQVYLGANSKVAGTALNDSLQNWKVQKEIIDNKMLYLNQNLKNADAENQAKINAELDKLRAERANFSFQFVKNNQNNVVGKMVARIMKGAFTAEQRNELGIE; translated from the coding sequence ATGAGAAAGATCGTTTTACCACTTTTACTGGCTGCATTGGCTTTTACCGCCTGCCACACCGATCAGAAATTTGAAATTAACGGACACGTTTCAGATAAAAACCTGGACGGAGAATGGGTTTACCTCGTTCCAATGGAAAATGCCCCGGTTGAACGCGTGGATTCAACGCAGTTAAAAAACGGAAGTTTTTCGTTTAAAGGCAAGGTTGAAGCACCTGAAATTTATATTATCCGCACTCGTCCTTTCCTTCGTCTTTCGCACCAGGAACTGCTGGTAGTTAAAGAGCCAGGCACACTTCAGGTTTATTTAGGAGCAAATAGTAAAGTGGCCGGAACAGCATTAAACGACAGTCTTCAGAATTGGAAAGTGCAAAAGGAAATTATCGACAACAAAATGTTGTACTTAAACCAAAACCTGAAGAATGCTGACGCTGAGAATCAAGCTAAAATTAATGCAGAGTTGGATAAACTCCGTGCCGAGCGTGCCAACTTTAGCTTTCAATTTGTAAAGAACAACCAAAACAATGTGGTTGGCAAAATGGTAGCCCGAATAATGAAAGGCGCTTTTACTGCAGAACAACGAAACGAATTGGGCATCGAATAA
- a CDS encoding DUF6057 family protein has protein sequence MKRTETLQKIFTPLVIAVVTFLFYQFQYAYHLFFKEQLQLFLYTPDYLLSYFHKPAALAHLTGDFLTQFFYLRGGGPLVLTVVFALEWILIQHTLKRIFSLKTAGWWALLSVAADFVSHLALAYPLANSVGMIFAISFFLLIERINNKIVSSTLVLTLSFLGHYLFGSTAFAIPFLILFSKRFYQPAITAAVSLLLLVVTPVAFRADYLLPLNTTFLFPVTSLKGLLLPVVFIITVLVSKLTSHIKTLHFGFASVALLFAALIAFFGFRINANQNLEKILALDSETYFGHENKVIELAKKNKLGNRFSAYYTNMALAKTGQLSNRLLEFYQPSLYGLILPVSQNEHWQTILFSNELFYLIGDMNLAQHSAMLGNTFSPHNRSSRMMKRLAEINMVNEDYPGAEKFLRMLDKTLFHKKWAEKRLAENNAFSNSRWLIEKRSQIAKTDIIRNGSEYLKSLEFLVEQNPQNHIALEYLLCYHLLNKDLDAFKIAYDRFALPQFSNAPKVYGEALLIILFRENASEETLQQYKIQPSQIRDFTKYTSRFEAVNGKGEALKENFGTSYWFYYHFATMQEEEK, from the coding sequence ATGAAACGAACTGAAACGCTACAGAAAATTTTTACCCCACTCGTGATTGCGGTCGTAACCTTTCTGTTTTATCAGTTTCAATATGCCTACCACCTATTTTTTAAAGAACAACTACAACTCTTTTTATACACTCCCGACTATCTTTTATCTTATTTCCACAAACCGGCTGCCTTAGCGCATTTAACCGGAGATTTTCTAACACAGTTTTTTTATTTACGGGGCGGAGGTCCATTGGTTTTAACAGTAGTATTTGCACTTGAATGGATCTTAATCCAACACACATTGAAACGCATATTCTCGTTAAAAACTGCAGGGTGGTGGGCTCTATTATCGGTAGCTGCCGATTTTGTGTCACACCTGGCACTCGCCTATCCACTGGCAAACTCAGTGGGAATGATTTTCGCAATCAGTTTCTTTTTACTGATTGAAAGGATTAACAACAAAATAGTGTCAAGCACCCTTGTTCTAACACTCTCGTTTTTGGGACATTACTTATTCGGAAGCACTGCTTTTGCCATTCCATTCTTAATTCTTTTCAGCAAACGTTTTTATCAACCAGCTATAACAGCTGCCGTTTCACTTCTATTACTTGTTGTCACTCCGGTTGCCTTCCGGGCAGATTATTTGTTGCCGCTTAACACCACCTTTCTTTTTCCGGTAACTTCGTTAAAAGGATTACTTCTTCCCGTAGTTTTTATAATTACTGTACTCGTTTCAAAATTAACTTCCCACATAAAAACTTTACATTTTGGCTTTGCGTCAGTAGCACTATTATTTGCTGCTTTAATTGCATTTTTTGGATTCAGGATAAACGCAAACCAAAACCTCGAAAAAATATTGGCACTCGACAGTGAAACGTATTTTGGGCACGAGAATAAAGTTATAGAACTGGCTAAAAAGAATAAGCTGGGAAATCGATTTTCCGCCTACTACACCAATATGGCGCTGGCTAAAACGGGTCAACTTTCCAATCGTCTGCTCGAGTTTTATCAACCATCGTTATACGGGCTGATTTTACCGGTTTCGCAAAACGAGCACTGGCAAACTATACTTTTCAGCAACGAACTTTTTTACCTCATCGGCGACATGAACCTGGCACAACACTCGGCCATGCTCGGAAATACATTCTCTCCACACAACCGTAGCTCGCGCATGATGAAACGACTTGCTGAAATTAACATGGTTAATGAGGATTATCCGGGTGCTGAAAAGTTTCTGCGTATGCTCGACAAAACCTTGTTCCATAAAAAATGGGCAGAAAAACGATTGGCTGAAAATAATGCTTTTTCAAACAGCCGATGGCTTATAGAAAAACGAAGCCAAATTGCCAAAACCGATATCATTCGCAACGGATCGGAGTATTTAAAATCGTTGGAGTTTCTAGTTGAACAGAATCCTCAAAATCACATTGCACTTGAATACCTGCTCTGCTACCATTTGCTGAATAAAGATCTGGACGCATTTAAAATTGCTTACGACCGCTTTGCATTGCCGCAATTTAGCAACGCACCAAAAGTTTACGGTGAAGCTTTGCTGATTATTCTTTTCAGAGAAAATGCTTCGGAAGAGACCTTACAACAATACAAAATTCAACCATCGCAAATTCGTGATTTTACAAAATATACAAGTAGATTTGAGGCTGTTAACGGAAAAGGTGAGGCTCTAAAGGAAAATTTCGGAACGAGCTACTGGTTCTATTATCATTTTGCCACCATGCAGGAAGAAGAAAAATGA
- a CDS encoding DUF6057 family protein, with translation MKQNIFSKIISIDTLLSLVFGAAVFVFFGFFYSYHLNYQEQFQLFLFTPQYLLDFANHPGGLSDYLGNFFTQFFFYSKNGALILAALLIVLQRIILATSLRLGAAKHWMPLTFIPSMLYWNLLCDENYMLGGLIAMILLALSCFIYLRIKPGIQRISGIILLIVLYWAAGGVFIFFALFMLASKFTGKSKIGKNDFFFAVILMLITLVLPYLAKLIVLQYPMQKFLIGVNYFRFPVNIPTTITTVALLIFALPFILWFATKIAIKKAGLVLAALTILISAVTFGFIRNSADFSKEEVMAYDFHIRMRRWDRAIAMADKKSPTSPLSVTCLNLALAETGQLGERMFEYYQNGMGGLLPDFTRDFTIPVITGEVYYHLGLINTARRFAFEAMEALPDYQKSVRSIKRLAETNIINGDYEVAKKYLHLLQKTLYYKKWATRSLETIKTEEGVEQHIEWGWLRKARIQDDFLFSEQEKLNMIGLLFMNNQRNMIAFEYLQAATLLEKDLQLFIRYFPLSSSLNYKVIPKHFQEALLYIWEVTNEDQTKEISYPINDGIRARLSAYKKQYGNTRDARVIEKGFGDTFWYYLHFRN, from the coding sequence ATGAAGCAAAATATATTTTCAAAAATAATTAGCATCGATACCCTGCTTTCGCTGGTATTTGGTGCTGCCGTATTTGTATTTTTTGGCTTTTTTTATTCCTACCACCTGAACTACCAGGAACAGTTCCAGCTGTTTTTATTTACGCCTCAATACCTGCTCGATTTTGCAAATCATCCTGGTGGCTTGAGCGATTATCTCGGGAACTTTTTCACCCAGTTCTTCTTTTACTCGAAAAACGGCGCACTCATTCTTGCAGCTTTACTGATAGTTTTACAACGAATAATTTTGGCCACCTCCTTAAGATTAGGGGCAGCAAAACATTGGATGCCGTTAACTTTTATTCCATCCATGCTTTACTGGAACCTGCTTTGCGATGAAAATTATATGCTTGGCGGACTAATTGCAATGATCTTACTGGCGCTCTCCTGCTTTATCTATCTTCGAATAAAACCGGGCATTCAACGAATATCAGGAATAATACTGCTAATTGTTTTATACTGGGCAGCCGGAGGAGTTTTTATATTCTTTGCACTTTTTATGTTGGCTTCGAAATTTACAGGGAAGAGCAAAATTGGGAAGAACGATTTTTTCTTTGCTGTAATTTTAATGCTGATCACCTTGGTTCTGCCCTACCTTGCGAAATTGATTGTATTGCAATACCCAATGCAGAAATTCTTGATCGGAGTAAACTATTTCCGTTTCCCGGTTAATATTCCAACCACCATAACAACAGTGGCTCTGCTAATTTTTGCCCTTCCGTTTATACTTTGGTTCGCTACCAAAATAGCTATAAAAAAGGCGGGACTAGTCCTTGCAGCACTTACCATTTTAATCAGTGCAGTAACTTTTGGCTTTATTCGAAATTCTGCCGATTTCTCGAAAGAAGAAGTGATGGCATACGATTTTCACATTCGCATGCGAAGATGGGACCGCGCCATTGCAATGGCTGATAAAAAGTCGCCAACGAGTCCGCTATCGGTAACTTGTTTAAATCTGGCACTGGCTGAAACCGGTCAGTTGGGCGAAAGAATGTTTGAATATTATCAGAATGGAATGGGTGGCTTGTTACCCGATTTTACGCGCGATTTCACTATCCCGGTAATTACCGGCGAGGTTTACTATCATTTAGGATTGATAAACACGGCGCGACGTTTTGCTTTCGAAGCGATGGAAGCACTCCCCGATTATCAAAAAAGTGTACGTTCGATCAAACGTCTGGCGGAAACCAATATCATAAACGGCGATTACGAGGTGGCCAAAAAATACCTTCATTTGCTGCAGAAAACCTTGTATTATAAAAAATGGGCTACCCGGTCGCTCGAGACCATTAAAACCGAAGAAGGTGTAGAACAGCACATCGAATGGGGATGGCTGCGAAAAGCACGTATTCAGGACGATTTTCTTTTTAGCGAACAGGAAAAACTCAACATGATCGGCTTGCTTTTTATGAACAACCAACGAAACATGATCGCTTTCGAATACCTGCAGGCAGCTACGCTTTTGGAGAAAGACCTGCAACTTTTTATTCGCTATTTTCCATTGTCAAGTTCGTTGAATTACAAAGTTATTCCAAAGCACTTTCAGGAGGCGCTGTTGTACATTTGGGAAGTAACCAATGAAGATCAGACGAAAGAAATTTCGTACCCGATAAACGACGGAATACGAGCAAGATTAAGCGCTTACAAAAAACAGTATGGCAACACGCGCGATGCCAGGGTAATTGAAAAAGGATTTGGCGATACCTTCTGGTATTACCTGCATTTTAGAAATTAA
- a CDS encoding DUF6057 family protein has translation MKGIKDKYNIRIWNGLFFIALLVFWRFFYANHLLHKEQMQLFLLTFGYLQEHLSVQGGLAIYLGEFITQFFLNKWVAAIVVSALLISLAIGIQKVLKTVSGNGIYLLSFLPVIGYHFILFDPYYKLAGLGAVVLSVWSLVLFLQFKKAKFRTTFGFILLLLNYWFLGGAFFLFALSVILIEVLVKFKPNEEIEANHSLLKIIPAYVIITVLIPYLTRQFLVTDHLLSAYFSRAFYQFSFLLPTPIIIMLVSVPALILIYGWLPKIRVNTFYAIWGTLLLAVLILGSNQLPDLSEEREMSYDNLVQKQDWDGIIQLAENALPIGSQSKLALSLALAKTGEMSTKLFHFNPEPNDFFIPFNIRGQAPVIANEPYYYMGLTNFSKMFCIETIESTPDEKMPVRAVKRLAEDYIIDGQYKLAERYLWYLQRTLFYREWAQNAQQFLYNDEKVTTHPVWGKLRKQRVHDDFYYQYEHNDLALISLLRSDQQNKMAYEYLMGWYLLRKDFDEFLKYLPLVTTFDYKEFPRVYQEALAYIFTLYDEVPENLKQFPVSAEVQQHLNQYAQAFQQGGSQKPEEMKKLFGNTYWYYVHFTEFEDE, from the coding sequence ATGAAAGGAATAAAAGACAAATATAATATCCGGATCTGGAACGGGCTGTTTTTTATTGCATTGCTGGTGTTCTGGCGTTTCTTTTATGCCAATCATCTTTTGCATAAAGAACAGATGCAGCTTTTTCTGCTCACATTTGGCTATTTGCAAGAGCATTTGTCCGTTCAAGGTGGGCTGGCCATTTATCTTGGCGAATTTATTACCCAGTTTTTCCTGAATAAATGGGTGGCTGCAATAGTCGTTTCGGCACTGCTTATTTCTCTCGCAATTGGAATACAAAAAGTATTGAAAACTGTTTCAGGTAATGGAATCTATCTGCTTTCATTTCTCCCTGTAATCGGCTATCATTTTATACTCTTCGATCCGTATTACAAACTGGCGGGACTTGGGGCCGTTGTTTTATCTGTTTGGTCGTTAGTGCTATTTCTGCAATTCAAAAAAGCAAAGTTCCGAACCACTTTTGGATTTATTTTACTGTTACTTAATTATTGGTTTTTAGGAGGTGCATTTTTTCTTTTTGCTCTTTCTGTAATTCTAATTGAAGTACTGGTTAAATTCAAACCAAACGAAGAAATTGAAGCCAATCATTCACTGCTCAAAATTATTCCGGCATATGTAATAATTACAGTGTTAATTCCATATTTAACCCGACAATTTTTGGTTACCGACCATTTACTGAGCGCTTATTTTTCAAGAGCTTTTTACCAGTTTAGTTTTCTATTACCAACACCAATAATTATAATGTTGGTTTCTGTTCCGGCGCTGATTTTGATTTATGGATGGTTGCCTAAAATCAGGGTTAACACTTTCTATGCAATTTGGGGTACTTTGTTACTGGCAGTTCTGATTTTAGGATCAAATCAACTCCCTGATCTTAGCGAAGAAAGGGAAATGAGTTACGATAATCTTGTGCAAAAACAAGATTGGGACGGGATTATTCAGTTGGCAGAAAATGCTCTGCCGATTGGTTCACAGTCGAAACTGGCACTTTCACTGGCTCTGGCAAAAACCGGTGAAATGAGCACGAAACTTTTCCATTTTAATCCGGAACCAAACGATTTTTTTATCCCTTTCAACATTCGTGGGCAGGCACCCGTAATTGCCAACGAACCTTATTACTACATGGGATTAACCAATTTTTCGAAGATGTTTTGCATCGAAACAATTGAATCGACACCCGATGAAAAAATGCCGGTTCGGGCTGTAAAACGACTTGCTGAGGACTACATTATTGACGGGCAATACAAACTCGCCGAACGCTATTTATGGTATTTACAACGCACATTGTTTTACCGAGAATGGGCACAAAATGCCCAACAATTTCTGTACAACGATGAAAAAGTAACTACGCATCCTGTATGGGGAAAACTGAGGAAACAGCGTGTGCACGACGATTTTTATTATCAATACGAGCATAACGATTTAGCACTAATTTCACTTCTGCGCAGCGATCAGCAAAACAAAATGGCGTATGAATATTTGATGGGCTGGTACTTGTTGCGCAAAGACTTTGACGAGTTTTTAAAATACCTTCCGTTGGTAACGACTTTTGATTACAAAGAGTTTCCACGGGTATACCAAGAAGCGCTGGCTTATATATTTACACTTTATGATGAAGTACCTGAAAACCTGAAACAATTTCCGGTTTCGGCCGAAGTTCAACAGCATCTCAACCAATATGCACAGGCGTTTCAACAGGGTGGAAGCCAAAAACCTGAGGAAATGAAAAAGCTGTTTGGAAACACTTATTGGTATTACGTACATTTTACAGAGTTTGAAGATGAGTAA
- a CDS encoding DUF177 domain-containing protein produces MSWKSKYNIEYKGLKEGLHDYQFEVNDKFFEHFEESLVDKGEVSVNVQLEKRSAFLKLSFALEGWLELVCDRCLDNYAQDVSLETELFVKFGEEDEFEEGDNVIWVLPEEHAINLAQTIYEYVTLSIPLRQIHPDESGENSCNQEMIDRLNNITQHEADEDEEEDIDPRWAALKNLKNNN; encoded by the coding sequence GTGAGCTGGAAAAGCAAATATAATATTGAATACAAAGGCCTTAAAGAAGGCCTACACGATTACCAATTTGAGGTAAACGATAAGTTCTTTGAGCATTTTGAAGAGAGCCTGGTTGACAAAGGAGAGGTAAGCGTAAACGTTCAGCTTGAAAAGCGAAGTGCATTTCTGAAATTAAGCTTCGCACTAGAAGGATGGTTAGAACTGGTTTGCGACCGCTGCCTTGACAACTATGCACAAGACGTGTCTTTAGAAACCGAATTATTTGTAAAGTTTGGCGAAGAAGACGAGTTTGAAGAAGGCGACAATGTAATTTGGGTTTTACCCGAAGAACATGCCATCAACCTGGCTCAAACAATTTACGAATACGTTACACTAAGTATACCGTTGCGACAAATTCATCCGGATGAAAGCGGAGAAAACAGTTGCAACCAGGAAATGATTGACAGATTAAACAATATTACGCAGCACGAAGCGGACGAAGATGAAGAAGAAGATATTGACCCGCGCTGGGCTGCATTAAAAAATTTAAAAAATAATAATTAA
- the rpmF gene encoding 50S ribosomal protein L32 produces MAHPKHKTSKSRRDKRRTHYKAVAPTLATCSNCGTTVKYHTVCPECGYYRGKQVIEKEIAL; encoded by the coding sequence ATGGCACATCCAAAGCATAAAACATCGAAATCGAGAAGGGATAAAAGACGTACGCACTATAAAGCGGTTGCCCCTACTCTGGCGACTTGTTCAAACTGCGGAACAACTGTAAAATACCACACAGTATGTCCTGAATGTGGTTACTACAGAGGAAAACAAGTAATTGAAAAAGAAATTGCATTGTAG
- a CDS encoding beta-ketoacyl-ACP synthase III, which produces MANIRAAITGVGAYLPEYRLTNDEISKMVDTSDEWIMQRIGIKERRILKEEGKATSDMGARAVENLLEKTGTSPDEVDMLICATITPDMNLPATANIIAHKTDIHNAWSFDLNAACSGFIFSLSTATQFIESGRYKKIVIVAAEKMSSIINYEDRTTCPLFGDGAAAVLVEPTTEDLGVIDYINRVDGLGRHHLHIKAGGSLKPASAETVKNKEHYLYQEGQAVFKAAVSSMADVAVEIMEKHNISSEDVAWLVPHQANMRIIEATSRRMGISKDQVMINIRKYGNTTAATIPLCLWDYEKQLKKGDNIILAAFGAGFTWGSTYLKWAYDPK; this is translated from the coding sequence ATGGCTAACATCAGGGCAGCAATTACAGGAGTTGGAGCCTACCTCCCGGAATACCGGTTAACAAACGACGAAATCAGTAAGATGGTTGACACATCGGACGAATGGATTATGCAACGCATTGGTATTAAGGAGCGCAGGATTTTAAAGGAAGAAGGAAAAGCAACCAGTGATATGGGAGCGCGTGCAGTGGAGAACTTGCTGGAAAAAACCGGCACCTCGCCCGACGAGGTCGACATGTTGATTTGCGCAACCATTACACCTGACATGAACCTTCCGGCCACCGCTAATATTATTGCACACAAAACAGATATTCACAACGCCTGGAGTTTCGATTTGAATGCTGCTTGCTCAGGATTTATTTTTTCTCTGTCAACAGCAACACAATTTATCGAATCAGGCCGCTATAAAAAAATAGTAATTGTAGCGGCAGAAAAAATGTCGTCCATCATCAATTACGAAGACCGCACTACCTGCCCGCTTTTTGGCGATGGTGCAGCAGCAGTTTTGGTTGAACCAACCACTGAAGATCTTGGTGTTATCGACTACATTAATCGGGTTGATGGTTTGGGGCGTCACCATTTACACATAAAAGCAGGCGGATCGTTAAAACCGGCTTCGGCGGAAACAGTTAAAAACAAAGAACATTATTTATACCAGGAAGGACAGGCTGTTTTTAAAGCAGCAGTTTCGAGTATGGCAGATGTAGCAGTTGAAATTATGGAAAAACACAACATCAGTTCTGAAGATGTTGCATGGCTTGTTCCTCATCAGGCCAACATGCGTATTATTGAAGCCACCTCCCGCCGAATGGGAATTAGCAAAGACCAGGTAATGATAAATATCCGGAAATACGGGAATACCACAGCTGCAACAATTCCGCTGTGTTTGTGGGATTACGAAAAACAACTGAAAAAAGGCGACAACATTATTCTTGCTGCTTTTGGTGCCGGATTCACCTGGGGAAGCACCTATTTAAAGTGGGCCTACGATCCGAAATAA
- a CDS encoding polymer-forming cytoskeletal protein, translated as MAKQNARTFGETPDQAINILGEGTLIKGDISASSDIRIDGQLVGNLEAKGRVVIGPKGKIDGKVRCNNVEIAGFIKGKVTVDELLNMKASAKIEGDIIAGKLAVEPGATFTGTCSMGGASAPVKEDAKEKTLYNQKS; from the coding sequence ATGGCAAAACAAAACGCAAGAACTTTTGGCGAGACTCCCGACCAGGCTATCAATATTTTAGGTGAAGGCACACTCATTAAAGGCGATATTTCTGCTAGCAGCGATATTCGCATTGATGGTCAGCTTGTTGGAAACCTGGAAGCAAAAGGCCGTGTTGTTATCGGTCCGAAAGGAAAAATCGATGGCAAAGTAAGATGCAATAATGTTGAAATAGCCGGCTTTATAAAAGGTAAAGTTACGGTTGACGAGCTGTTGAATATGAAAGCATCGGCAAAAATTGAAGGCGACATTATTGCCGGAAAACTGGCCGTTGAGCCCGGAGCAACTTTTACCGGAACCTGCTCGATGGGAGGAGCCAGTGCTCCTGTGAAAGAAGATGCAAAAGAAAAAACCTTATACAACCAAAAAAGCTAA
- a CDS encoding AtpZ/AtpI family protein, which translates to MQKKKPYTTKKANSFIRYSSLGFEMMAIIGGFTLLGYKIDQWMDNEFKGFTLALVIFGVIASIVYGVKNLLKSDEKSKKPKSK; encoded by the coding sequence ATGCAAAAGAAAAAACCTTATACAACCAAAAAAGCTAATTCGTTTATTCGCTATTCCAGCCTGGGGTTCGAAATGATGGCCATAATCGGAGGATTTACTCTGCTTGGCTACAAAATAGACCAATGGATGGATAACGAATTTAAAGGATTTACACTTGCCCTGGTTATATTTGGAGTAATTGCATCTATTGTTTACGGGGTAAAAAACCTTTTAAAATCAGACGAAAAATCTAAAAAGCCAAAGAGTAAATGA
- the atpB gene encoding F0F1 ATP synthase subunit A, giving the protein MLKLTKAIFIFFAFSLLSYGQLQAQHGHEEEETQAAGSHSTESDAHASDAHAEEGFNAGEFVIDHVSDSYDWHITSFGDKHISIPLPIIVYSKKPELHEGKAFHVFMSSKFHHGHSDYKGFQISESEEFAGKVVEIDAHGHEIGTPIDISITKTIAGILASVVILLWLVFSTAKLAKKNRGKAPTGVQNVLEPIIFFIRDEVAKPAIGEHKYEKFMPFLLTLFFFILINNFMGLIPIPPFGANVTGNIGVTMVLALFTFAVTTINGNKHYWKEIYNPDVPWWLKFPIPLMPIVELSGVITKPFVLMVRLFANMMAGHLIVMVFVSLIFVFGSLFGPAVGLGASPISILFSVFILLLDVLVSFIQAYVFTLLSALYFGMATSEHH; this is encoded by the coding sequence ATGCTTAAGCTTACTAAAGCCATTTTTATATTCTTCGCCTTTTCATTGTTAAGTTATGGCCAACTTCAGGCTCAGCACGGGCATGAGGAAGAAGAGACACAAGCTGCAGGAAGTCACTCGACTGAAAGCGATGCGCATGCTTCAGACGCACATGCTGAAGAAGGATTTAACGCCGGTGAATTTGTGATCGACCACGTTTCCGATTCGTACGACTGGCACATTACCTCGTTTGGCGACAAGCACATTAGCATCCCGCTTCCGATAATTGTTTACAGCAAAAAACCGGAATTACACGAAGGAAAAGCTTTCCATGTTTTTATGTCGTCAAAATTTCATCACGGGCACAGCGATTACAAAGGATTTCAAATCTCGGAAAGTGAAGAATTTGCCGGCAAAGTGGTTGAAATAGACGCACACGGACACGAAATTGGTACCCCCATCGATATATCGATAACAAAAACCATTGCCGGTATTCTGGCATCGGTAGTTATTTTATTGTGGCTGGTATTTTCAACAGCTAAACTGGCTAAAAAGAACAGAGGGAAAGCGCCAACAGGTGTTCAGAATGTATTGGAACCGATTATCTTTTTTATTCGCGACGAAGTGGCAAAACCTGCCATTGGCGAACACAAATACGAAAAGTTCATGCCGTTCCTACTAACCCTTTTCTTTTTTATCCTGATTAACAACTTTATGGGATTGATACCAATTCCGCCGTTCGGAGCCAACGTTACAGGAAATATTGGGGTTACCATGGTATTGGCTTTATTTACCTTTGCAGTTACCACAATTAACGGTAACAAACATTACTGGAAAGAAATTTACAACCCGGATGTTCCGTGGTGGTTAAAATTCCCGATTCCGTTAATGCCTATTGTTGAACTTTCGGGTGTAATTACAAAACCATTTGTACTTATGGTCCGACTCTTTGCCAACATGATGGCGGGTCACCTTATTGTAATGGTATTTGTGAGTTTGATATTTGTATTCGGCAGCCTTTTTGGCCCGGCAGTTGGATTAGGAGCAAGTCCGATATCCATTCTGTTCTCGGTGTTCATTCTGCTGCTCGATGTTTTGGTATCATTTATTCAAGCGTATGTTTTTACTCTGTTGTCGGCACTCTATTTCGGAATGGCGACTTCAGAACATCATTAA
- the atpE gene encoding ATP synthase F0 subunit C, with product MLSAILTVLLQAAAGASVGKMGAAIGAGLAAIGAGMGIGKIGASAMEAIARQPEASGDIRSNMIVSAALIEGVAFFAVIVCILIVFV from the coding sequence ATGTTATCAGCTATTTTAACAGTATTGCTACAAGCGGCCGCCGGTGCATCGGTTGGTAAAATGGGAGCAGCAATTGGTGCAGGTTTAGCAGCAATTGGAGCTGGTATGGGTATCGGTAAAATCGGTGCCAGTGCCATGGAAGCTATTGCCCGTCAACCAGAAGCTAGCGGTGACATCAGATCAAACATGATTGTGTCGGCAGCACTTATCGAGGGTGTTGCATTCTTCGCAGTTATTGTTTGTATCCTAATCGTTTTTGTATAG
- a CDS encoding F0F1 ATP synthase subunit B: MGLVMPNPGTIFWMLIIFGVVLFILKKFAWKPILTALKEREDSIATALNSAEEAKKEVAGLKADNEKVIAEARREKEAILKEAKELKDKIVAEAKEKAGEEAQKTIAQARQQIEAEKTAAINDIKKQVAELSVSIAEKVIRKELSNKGEQEKMVDGLIDDIKLN, from the coding sequence ATGGGATTAGTAATGCCGAATCCGGGCACCATTTTTTGGATGCTCATCATTTTTGGAGTCGTACTTTTTATATTGAAGAAGTTTGCGTGGAAACCAATTCTTACTGCTTTAAAAGAGCGTGAAGATTCTATTGCAACTGCTTTAAACTCGGCCGAAGAAGCTAAAAAAGAAGTAGCCGGACTAAAAGCAGATAACGAAAAAGTTATTGCTGAAGCACGCCGCGAAAAAGAAGCGATCCTGAAAGAGGCCAAGGAGTTAAAAGATAAAATTGTTGCCGAAGCCAAAGAAAAAGCCGGCGAAGAAGCACAAAAAACCATTGCTCAGGCACGTCAGCAAATTGAAGCTGAAAAAACAGCTGCCATTAACGACATTAAAAAGCAAGTGGCTGAACTTTCGGTAAGTATTGCTGAAAAAGTAATTCGCAAGGAATTAAGCAACAAAGGCGAACAGGAAAAAATGGTTGACGGATTAATCGACGACATCAAGCTGAATTAA